In the genome of Campylobacter avium LMG 24591, the window CTGTATAAAATACATAAATACTTATTTTAAAACCTTTGTTTTGCTTTTTATTTTTGTATTTTTTGTTTTGCTTGCAAATTTTGCCAGCAGCGATACTTCTTTTGCAAATTTGCAAAGAATTTACATAAACGGTGCCATACTTGATAGCACAAAGCTTGTGGATGAAATTTATGCTGCAAGGGACAATGAGCTAATTAAGGGCGTTTTGCTTGATATAAACTCACCCGGAGGCGCGGCAGCAGCTAGCATGGAAATAGCCTTAGCCATAGATGATTTAAGCAAGAAAAAGCCTGTGGTGGCTTATGCTAGAGATTATATGACAAGCGGTTCGTATCTTGCAGCCTCAAGCTCTAGCTATATCATCGCAAACCCCATATCAACCATAGGTTCAATAGGTGTTTTAGTATCAAGTGCCGATATAAGCAAGGCTCTTGAAAAGCTTGGCATAAAAGCTAGCAATTTAAGTGCCGGAAAGTACAAGCAAATTTCAAACATAACTAAGCCCTTAAGCAAGGACGAGCAAGCTTATATACAAGCGCATATTGATAAGGTTTATATGATTTTTGCGGATTTTGTGGCTAAGCAAAGAAGCTTAGATATGAAGGATATGAGCACTTGGGCTGATGCGAGAATTTTTGTCTCAAAAGAAGCTCTTGAGGTGGGCTTGATAGATGAGGTGGCAAATATCAAAAGGGCTGAGGAAAAATTAAAAGAGCTAAGCAAGGTTGATGAAGCTGTGTTTAAAGAAGAAAATAGCTATAATCAAAGCTTTATAAAAACCTTATCAAGCGACGTAAGTAAGGCGCTTAGCGAAATTTTAATGCAAACGATTTTGCATTAAATCACTTAAAAAGATAAGAAAGTCTTGAGTCCTCTTTTACGAATTTTTTTATCTCATGAAAGTTTAAATTTAAGACTTCCACATAACCTGGTATATCAAAGCCAACCTCTTTGCCTTGCCACAAAAGCTCAATGCCGTCTTTTCGTATGAAAAATTCGTTTGGCAGCGGTATTAGGTCTCTTTTTTTAGTCAAAGAGGCTATTTTTTTATCAAGCTTTCTATTTACGAGCACGAGCAGTTTTTCATCATTTACATTTTTAAACAAATCCTTAGTTTTGCTAGAAATCATTTCCCCATCTTTTAAGGAAAAAATCTTAGAATACAGGGCGTTTGTGCCAAAAACATGACCTGCGTAATCGTAAGTAAATAATTTAAAATTTATGAGCTCATCATCTATGTAATAAGGCATTGAGGAATTTATAAGCTCTACATAAAAAGAAAAGTCCTTTTGTTGTGCTAATTTATCTTTTTGCAGTTTGATTAATTTTTCTTGCAGTTCTTGTGGGTTTTTAGCGCCAAATGCGATAATACCGTTAATCTTTGAACGCACACTCTCGTTTAAGTCTATAAATTCAGGTATCAAAAAGGCATCATCAACCATACTGACGGTGAAATTTAAGCCTATGTTTAAATTTTCTTGCAACATGCTCTTTGCAAAAAACAAGGTGTTTAGTTTTATCTTGCTTAGTTTGAAACTCTTGCTTTCATTTCCATCTTTAAGCACAACATCAAGCCTTGGTTTTTCTTGCTCATCAAAGCTAAGAGTTGCCTTTATGTTATCATTTGAATTTACATCGCTAAGGATAAATTTAGAGCTATTGCTTTCTAAAATTCCAAGATAATAACCTTCGTTTTCGTCCAAAAACACAGCATTCACGCTGTAATTAATATCGTCTAATTTTTCTAAGGTAAGATATAATCTGTTTGAAAAATCATCATCTAGATAATACCAAAAGCCTTGATTTTTCTTCACATCAAAAGGCAAATTTAAACTCGTGTTTTCGTTGTTTTCAGTACTTGAGCAGGATAAAAAAATAAAAGCTATGAGTATTGTTAGTAGGGTTTTCATCGCCCTTTTCTCCTTAAAATTCTTGTTTTTAAAATCATATCATTATTAAGGATTAAAAGCAACAGTAAATTAATCTTTTTCTTCCTCAAGGGCTTGTGCTTGATAGTGAGTGATTAAGGCCTCTATAAGCTCGTCAAAAAAGCCATTTTCCATTATCGTATCAAGTTTATAAAGGGTTAAGTTAATGCGGTGATCACTGATTCTGTTTTGTGGAAAATTGTAAGTTCTAATTCTCTCGCTTCTATCTCCACTGCCAACTTGGGATTTTCTATCGCTACTTTCCTTTTCTAGCCTTTCTTTTTCTTTCATCTCAAAAAGCCTGGCTTTTAGCACTTTCATAGCACTTTCTTTGTTTTTGTGCTGAGATTTGCCGTCCTGATTTACAACAACAAGCCCGGTTGGTATGTGAGTTATACGTACCGCAGAATCAGTGGTATTTACGCTTTGGCCGCCGTGCCCACTGCTTCTCATAACATCTATTTTTAAATCATTTGGATTTATATCGATTTCTATGTCATCAACCTCAGGCATAACAGCAACAGTAATAGCTGAGGTGTGCAGCCTGCCTTGAGACTCCGTTTGCGGCACTCTTTGCACTCTGTGAGTTCCACTTTCATACTTAAATCTAGAATAAGCCCCAACGCCCTTAACTAAAACTATAACTTCTTTAAAGCCTCCAACACTTCCTTCGCTAGAGCTTACAATCTCGGTTTTATAACCCTTTAAATCAGCGTATTTCATATAAGCTCTTAGCAAATCACCGGCAAATAAAGAGGCCTCGTCCCCGCCTGTTCCAGCACGAATTTCTAAAAAGATGTTTTTATCGTCATTTTTATCTTTTGGTAACAGTAGGAGCTTTAGCTCGGTTTCAAGTTTTGGTTTTGCTTCTTCTAAAATTTTGAGTTCTTCTTTTGCAAGTTCTGCAAATTCGCTATCAGAAAGTAGTTTTTTATTATCCTCTATATCACTTAGAACCTTAAGATACTCCCTAGCCTTTAAAACTATAGCCTCTAAGGCCTTTTGCTCCTTTGATATAGCAGTCATCTTTGCTACATCGTTGATAAGCTCGGGATTGTTTAATTGCTGTTCTAGCTCTTCGTACTTTTTTAAAAATGGTTCTAGTTTTTGAGCTAACATTAAGAATTTAGGCTATTTTGTTTACTAAGATTGCTAAACGGCTTACCCTTCTTGACGCACTTTGTTTTTTAAGAAAGCCTCTGCTTACCATGGCATGAATGCTTTTGTTTGCAATTTTTAGTGCCTCAGTAGCTGCAGCCTTGTCATTTTTAGCCGCTGCATCTCTAACAGCCTTGGTTATATTTTTAAGTCTTGTTCTGTAAAATCTATTTCTTTGTGTTCTTTTTATGGTTTGTCTAGCTCTTTTTTCAGCTGATTTGTGATTTGCCATTAACCTTCCTTTAAAAATTTAAAAAATGAAGCATTAATTTTATAACAATAAAATTTAAAATTACTTTAATAATGATTTTTTCTTAGAATTTATCTTAAAGGCATGCTATGAAAAAGTATAATATAGCAATTACAGGTGCTAGCAAGGGCTTAGGAAAACATTTGGCCTTAAATTTGGCCTCGCAAAATAGGCATTTTTTCTTAAGCGCAAGAGATGAACAGGCCTTAAAACAAAGCAAGCAAGATTTAGAAAAGTTAGCTTGCAGTGCAGAGTTTTACAGTTTTGATGTAGGCGATGAAAGAATGTCTTATGAATGGTGCGAGCGAATTTTTAAGCAAAGACTTGATTTGCTGATATTAAATGCTGGAATTTCAAGTGGCTTAGACGATAGTGCCAAAAAGCAAATTCAAGTAAGCAAGGTAAATTGCTTAGGTGTTGCAAACATAATATTTCACGCCATAGAATATATGCAAAAACAAGAACTTATAGGCGGCAAACGAGGCCACATAGTCTTAATGGCTTCTATAGCCTCTTTTGTTTGCTTGCCAAATGCCCCAAGTTATAGTGCTTCTAAGCATTATTTAAAATCCTTGGCACAGTCTCTAAGCATGGCGTATCCAGAGATTAAAATAACTTTGATTTGTCCAGGTTTTATAAAAACAGAGCTAACCAAGCATATAAATAATAAATACATAAACAAAATAATGCTAGATGTTGATGTGGCTGCAAAAAAGATAACAAAAGCAATTGAAAAGGAAAAAAGATTTTACGCCTTTCCTTTTTATCTATTCTTTTTAGCAAAACTCTACAGTTTGCTGCCTAAGTGCTTGCAAAAAATTTGTGCAAGCAAGGTTAGGTTATAGAGTGATTTTAAAATACTGCAGTATTTTTTCGCACATAGAGAAAAAATTTACCCCATCAACGCTGTGGTTTTCTGAAAATTTATTATAAATGTCTTTCAAGCCTTGTTTTAGTTCGTTTGAGCTTAAGCCGTGATGTATGGACAAAGCAGCTTCTATAAAGGCTGCTAATCTATCGCAACTTTTTAAGGCTTTTCCATCTATGGCCGCATACTCATCGCTGTTAAATTCTTTCAAAGAGGCACTGCAAACCCTTATATTTTTATCCTTAAATGTGCGGTTTTCAAACTCATCCTTTATCAAAAGGCCATTTTCATCTTTTCTAATACCTAAAAGATAGGCAAATTCATCTTTGAAAGAGGCCGGAATTAAAGGCAAAATTTTACTTTCTATTAGCTTCATTTCATATTCGCTAATTAAAGAGTGTAAGCCTCCTATGCCATATTTTACAGGGCTTATAATGTCTCTTGTAAGGCTTTCTGGTAAGTCGTGAAATAAAGCACAGTAAAAATTACTTTGCAATCTTTTATCGCAAGCTTTAACCTTAAGAGAGTAAAAATAGGACAAAATAGCCACCACAAGCATATGTCCTAAAACAGCTGTTTCTGGAATTCTAGGGGTTTGAGCCCATCTTTTTTGAAAACGAAGTCTCCCGCTTAAATCAATCAGCTTTGCTAGCTTTTGATTTAAGGCTATTTTTCTAACTCCAACCAACTCATAATAATCCTCAAGCTCCTCATCTACCTTGGCCTTGATTTCATCTATATCATTTAAGAATTTGCTAGTTTGATAAACTATGTTAAATTCCCATTTTGTAGCCAAATACGAAGCCGCCTTAAGTATCAATCTTTCTTTTTGAAAATCATTTTTTTGCAAATAAGCTTGAAATCTCTGTAAAAACCCGCCCTCATCTACATCGCACACCATCGGTTCTATCTTGGATAAGACCCAGGCATTTATCTCATCTTTTTTTTGTTTAATCATCTCGTGATACACATCAGGCCTTATATCAGTTACCACAACCCTGCTTAAGAACTCGAAAATTCCGCCCTCAAGTACCACTTGCATATTAACATCATCTTCTTGTTTTGCTAAAAGATAGGCGATGATGAATTTGTGTGCTTGTTTATCAAGCTCTACTAGATTAGCCATTCTTGGATAATCGTTCCACCTGCTAATGCAAGCTGCTTTGAAAATGTGTTCTATTAGTTCTACTTTTATCATTGTTTTTCTTTTTGTTAAAATTGCCCGTGATTATAAAAGAAAATATGTTAAAACAAGATAAAATACAAGCAAAGGAAAGAGCATGAATTTATGGGACGAAAAGGCAAAGCATTACGCAAGATATAGTGATAAATTAAACAGCATACAAGAACTAAGTTTTAAGGAGCTAAGAAAAGCAAATATAAGCTTTAAGGATAAAATAATCATAGATGTGGGCTGCGGCACAGGCGTTTGGTCTTTGCACTTAGCAAAGCAAGCCAAGCATTTGTATGCGCTTGATAGCTCAAAGGCTATGTTAGAGCTTTTAGAGCACGACGCAAAAACACAGGGCACTAGCAATATCACGAGCATTTTTTCAAGCTTTCAAGATTTTAGTAAAAATAATGTCAAAAGCTTTGATATAGCCTTTTTAAGCATGTCTCCTGCCTTAGAAAATTTAGATGATTACGGGGCTTTTTTAAATTTAGCCAAGCTTAGAATTTATATATCTTGGGCTTGCGAAAGGAAAAGCTCCATGCTAAAAGAAGTATTTTCTAACTTTGTTCCTAAGAAAAAAGAAAGCAAAAAAGACATAGAGAATTTTTTAAAAAGTGAGGGTGTTGATTTTAAAAAATTTGTATTTGACGAAAAGAGGATAGAAAAAAGAAGCAAGCAAGAAGCCGTGCAAAATGCTATGTGGCATTTAAAGATGAAAGGTGTTGATGTTGATGAGGAAAAGCTTGTGTCATTTTTTGCAGATGAAAATACAGATGAAATAAGTGCTAAAATCAAACTTTTGATATTTTAAGGTGCAGAGTGTGAAACTCTGCCTAAGTTATTTTACAGGGTGAAGCTCGTTTGCATAAAAGCTAACAGAGTTTATGCCTTCTTTTAAAGCCCACTCATAAGCCTTTGAAACAAAGACCCAATTTATATGAGCAAAGAATTTCTCTAAGTATGCAGGTCTAGCGTTTTGGTGGTCTATATAGTAGGCGTGCTCCCATACATCAACCACTAAAAGAGGAATTTTATCTTCGCTTATAGGTGTGGCTGCATTTGAGGTATTTACAAATTCAAGCTCTTTGTTTTTGTTTAAAACAAGCCAGAACCAACCAGAACCAAAAACAGCAGTAGCACCCTTTATAAATTCATCTTTAAAGCTTTCAAGCGAGCCAAATTTGGCACTTAAAGCCTCTTTTAATTCGCTTGAAATTCCCTCAAAAGATGAGCTTTTAGGCTGAATGCAGTCAAAGTAAAAGTCGTGATTATAAACTTGTGCGGCGTTGTTAAATATAGCTGCACTTGAGCTTTTTATAATGCTTACTAAGTCTTTGCCCTCAAATTCAGTGCCTTTTATGAAGTTGTTAAGGTTGTTGACATAGGTTTGATGATGTTTGCCGTGATGATAAGCAAAGGTTTTTTCGCTTAAAAAATCTCCAAAAGCACAGGTGTCGTAAGGTAGCTTTCTTAACTCAAACATTTTTTCTCCTTTAAATTTAAAATTTAGGATTTAATTGTAGCAGAATTTGCGTTTTAAAAAGATTAAATCTGTGTTATTTTGAAAAAACGGAGTAAATTTTAGCTAAATTGTCCTTTTTAATGCCAAAATACACCAAAAATATATCAACTATACACCATATCAAAGTGCCTATAAGCAAAACTCCAAATAAAACAACAAGCACAAAGAGTAAGTTAAAGCCTGAGTTATCGGAATCTAAGTATATAAATGAACAAACAAGGGTTAGGATGTAAGAACCAAAAAATAAAACGGGTTTTAAAATCCCAAGTTTTACATCTCCTTTGTAAAATCTATCAACTCCAAATACACCTAAAAATAAGGAAAGCAAAAGTGCTATGACGGGATTTTTGATATTTAAAAGAGCGACTTTTGAAAGCTCATCAGCATTGGCATTATCTATACTTTCTTTGCAAGCTTCCAAAGAATCACTTGGAATTTTATCCTTAATACTTAAAAAAAGTGTGTCCTTATCTATCATCTTTGTTCTCCAAAAGTTCTTGAATTAGTTTAAAATTATACTCTTTTGCCTTTTTTGGCATTATAAAAACATCAATTATATAAAAAATCAAAGCAATGATTAGCAAAATCGCAGGAGGCAGCATATTAAGGTCCATATCTATGGCTATGTTGATGTATAGATACGAGGCAAAAATATATACAAATTTAAATACCCCTAATACGACTTGTTTCATGTAAATTCTATCAATGCCAGGGACAATTATAGCTAAGATTATAAGTAAAAATGGATTTTTATATCTAAGTAAAATAAGCTTATCTAGAACCGCATCATCGCTGTTTTCTACAAGGTTTTCTAGTTCTTTGAAATTCTTGGAGGATATTTTTTCCTTAAGCTGTAAAAATATGGCGGTTTTATTTTTCAAAGTAAGCTCCAAAAGGTGGTGACCCATACGAGACTCGAACTCGTGTTACCGCCGTGAAAGGGCGATGTCCTAACCGCTAGACGAATGGGCCTTGTGTATGTGTTTTTAAAGCCAAAATTATATAAATGCAATCCTTAATAAGTGCTGAAATGTATAAAAAATTTTGCATAAAAAATGCAAATTTTAAAAATTAAGAGCCTTTTAAAAGAGTTTAGGATAATATTTATCTTGTTTGTTTTCTTATAAAAAATCTTGATTATAACCATCTTAGTAAAAGGGGAGGTTTGCTTTTATGGATTTATTAAGCTTGCTTTTGGTGGCTTGTGCGCTTTCTATGGATGCCTTTGCTGTGTCTTTGTGTAAGGGTTTTAGCACAAGTAGGCTAAATTTGCAACATTATTTAAAAGTTGGGATTTATTTTGGAGCTTTTCAGGCCTTAATGCCATTGCTTGGCTTTTATATAGGGCAAAGTTTTTCCTCTTTTGTAGATAAGATAGACCACTACATAGCCTTTATTTTGCTTTCTTTAATAGGCTTAAAAATGATAAAAGAATCGAGGCAAAAAAAGGATGAATGCGACGATTCTTGCGCTGATTTTTCGCACAAAACCATGAGTTTTTTAGCACTTGCTACAAGCATAGACGCCTTAGCTATAGGTGTTAGCATAGCCTTTTTAGACGAAAATATCTTTTTTGATGCTTCTTTGATAGGTTTAGTAACCTTTGTATTTTGTGTATTTGGGCTAAAAATAGGCAATAAATTTGGATACCACCTAAGAGAAAAGGCCGAATTTATAGGTGGTCTGGTCCTTATTCTCATAGGTTTTAAAATTCTCATAGAGCATTTGTTTTTTTGAAAAAGGCTCTAACTGTGTCCATATTTGTATAAAATTCTTTCATTAAAGTTACGAATAAATACTGCCCCTGTTTGCTTAGATAAAGCACCCCATCTTTTTCATAAACAAAATTAGCCATTTTTAAGGCCTTAATTTCTAGGCTTAAATCTTTTTCTAAATCACAGGCAAAATTTTGATTAAATTTAGCAATATCAAGCTTTGTGCTAAAAAGCTTTGTTAGAAAATTGTATCTTAAAATATCCTTTTGCTTGAAGCTTATTTTGGATATTTTAGCGTTCGCACCTTCATTTACAAGTTTTTCGTATTCGTTTAAATCAAAGGCATTTATTAAAAGTTCATTATCTATAAAGCTAAACGCACCGCTACCAAGGCCTAAATAATCATTATGATAAGACACATATTCATCGCTTAATTCCTCTTTTTTCAAGGAAAAGGACCAGCAGTTGTTTTGTTTATAGTCCTTGAAAAAATCCTGTATAAGCTCGTAAAATTCAAGCTCCCTATCTTTTAAATTCTTGCCAAATGATTTTGTGATAAGCTTTTTGCTTAGCTCTGATTTCATCAATGGATAGGTGGTGATTTGATTAGCTTGCAAATTCTTTGCGACTTGCAAATCATACAAAAGCTCATCCTCGCTTTGCGTGGGAAAATTAAAGATTAAATCTATACTAAAAATAGGCAGGATTGAAATCGCTTTTTCAAGCTTGTTTATAAGCTCTTTTGATGAGCCAAATTTATGGTATCTATTTGTCTTTTTCAAAATATTATCATTAAAGCTTTGCACCCCGCAACTTAGCCTGTCAATTAGTCCTTGAAAGTTCTTTAAGCTCTCGGCATCTATGTGGTTTGGGTCGCTTTCGCAAGAAATTTCTTTGATATTAAAGAGTGTTTTGCACAGCTGCAGGGTTTTTAAGAGCTCATCCTCGTTTATTAAAGTAGTTCCACCGCCTACATACACCGTGCTAAAATCAAAGCCAAGCTCTTTTGTTTGCTTGATTTCTTTTCTTAAATTTTCAAAATACCTCTTAGCAAGCTCCTCATCATAAAGGTATTTGTGAAAACCGCAATAAGTGCAAAAGGTGTGGCAAAACGGCACATGAATGTAAAGCATGTAGTCTTTGTTGCTTGGTTTAATGCTTAAATTTTTGCTTAATGAAATATCAAAATAGCTTTTAAATTTGGAATTTAAAGCAAAGTTACTAGTTTTTAATACTATTTTTTGAAAGAAAGTTAGCATTGTATTTTTGCCTTTTTATTTTTTAGAAATTTAGCATTTAAAAAATAATTTTTGCTAAAATGTTTAAAAAATTCAAGGAGAATTTATGGACAAGGAAAGAGTGATTGAAAATTTAAATCATATATTTAAAATGAGGAAAGAATTTTATGAATTTTTTGATAATTCTATGCCAAAGATAGCAAATACCGATGTTTTCGACTTTAAAAACTCAAAGCCTTTAAACGCACAAGAGGTTTATACGCTTTTTAACAAATACGATTATGCTCTAAGAAAGCTTTTGCCAAGCGTATATAAGGCTTATGAGATTGATATGGAAAAGGACTTAAGCAAGGATTTTTAATCACTTGCTTAATTTAGCCTTTTCTTTGGCTTCAACTAAGGAATTTATGATTCGAGTAAGGGCGGTTTTATCGTCTTTATCTATCTTGTTAAGCTCGCCGGCTAAAAGAGAATTTACCAAGGCTTCGCTGCTTAGTTCTAGGTCTTGAAATTCTCTAGCTTTTTGCATGATTTTTAAGCTTGTTAAATTTTTTCTTTCATACATATTTAAGCCTTTAAATAAACAACTGTGACAAATCTTTGCTTTGTTTTATCTTTTCTATATGAAAAAAATCTCTCATCATCAAAGGTGCAAATGCCGCTATCTATGATGTTTTCAATTCCAACTTCCTTGGCTTGAAATTTTATCAAAGCTTTTAAATCAAGCTTGTTTTCGCTTAAAAACTCACTAAAATTTTGTCTAGCATACTCAAGCACCTCGCCTGATATTTCGTAGTTTTTAGCACAGATTGCTGGCCCTATGAAGAGATTAAATTCGCTAATATCTACATTTTTATGCTTTTGTATAAGCAAAATGCTTTCTTTTAGTATGTTTTCAAAGCTTCCCTTGCGTCCTGAGTGCAGTGCCGCTATAATCCCGCTTTTATGCCACAAAACAAGCGGCAAACAATCAGCACTTAAAACACACAAAGCTATATTTTTATCAAAGCTAAGCAAGCCGTCGCACTCGTATTGTTTGTGGATATCATCTACTAGCAAGACCTTGTTTGAGTGAATTTGTTTCATAAACACACAGGTTTTGATACTACTATCAACTTCAGCAAATAAATTTGAGGTGCTTGAGTTAGCGTACTTTGCGAAGTCCTCATTAAAGGCAGTAAAGACACAACACTGAGGATTATCTAGTAAATATAAGACATTCTTTGACATTGCTTGCTTTCTTTATCGAAATTTAACACTCTTTCTATGTATCTTGCCAATAAATCACTTTCTATGTTGATTTTTCTGCCTATTTTATAAGTGCCAAATAAGGTCTCTTTAAAGGTGATAGGTATGATGGTTAATCTTATCTCATCATATAACACATCGTTTATGGTAAGGCTCACCCCATCAACTGCCACGCTTCCTTTTTTAGCCATAAATTTCATTATATCTTTAGGAAGCTTTAGGTAAAAATCTACTCCATTTTCCTTTTTTTCAATTCTGCTAAGCGTTGCTATGGCGTCTATGTGCCCTTGTATCAAATGCCCGTCTATTCTATCTCCATATCTTAGCGCTGGTTCTATATGAACTAAGTCTTTTAAATTTGATAGGGCTATGTTTTTTCTAGTCTCTAAAGAAAGTTCTAGCTCAAAGCCACCCTCAAAAAGCCTTGTAACAGTTAAGCAAGCTCCATTCACAGCTATACTATCGCCTAAATTTGGCTTGTGCTTGGCATACAGTGCTAAAGTATTATCTTTGTATGAGGCTACCTTGGCTATCTCTCTAATCAAACCGTTAAACATCAGCTTACTTTTGCCTTTTTTGAAATTTCTTCTTTTAGCTGCTCTGGAACGATAAAGCTTGTATTATAAACCAAACAAGAATCCACAGTGCGAACCTTTAAGACAAGCTTTTTGTTGCTTTCATTGCTAGGGTTGTGCGAGCTTCTTGCTAGCTCGTGA includes:
- the sppA gene encoding signal peptide peptidase SppA codes for the protein MFVIKAIFNAINSCIKYINTYFKTFVLLFIFVFFVLLANFASSDTSFANLQRIYINGAILDSTKLVDEIYAARDNELIKGVLLDINSPGGAAAASMEIALAIDDLSKKKPVVAYARDYMTSGSYLAASSSSYIIANPISTIGSIGVLVSSADISKALEKLGIKASNLSAGKYKQISNITKPLSKDEQAYIQAHIDKVYMIFADFVAKQRSLDMKDMSTWADARIFVSKEALEVGLIDEVANIKRAEEKLKELSKVDEAVFKEENSYNQSFIKTLSSDVSKALSEILMQTILH
- the prfA gene encoding peptide chain release factor 1, with product MLAQKLEPFLKKYEELEQQLNNPELINDVAKMTAISKEQKALEAIVLKAREYLKVLSDIEDNKKLLSDSEFAELAKEELKILEEAKPKLETELKLLLLPKDKNDDKNIFLEIRAGTGGDEASLFAGDLLRAYMKYADLKGYKTEIVSSSEGSVGGFKEVIVLVKGVGAYSRFKYESGTHRVQRVPQTESQGRLHTSAITVAVMPEVDDIEIDINPNDLKIDVMRSSGHGGQSVNTTDSAVRITHIPTGLVVVNQDGKSQHKNKESAMKVLKARLFEMKEKERLEKESSDRKSQVGSGDRSERIRTYNFPQNRISDHRINLTLYKLDTIMENGFFDELIEALITHYQAQALEEEKD
- the rpsT gene encoding 30S ribosomal protein S20, with the protein product MANHKSAEKRARQTIKRTQRNRFYRTRLKNITKAVRDAAAKNDKAAATEALKIANKSIHAMVSRGFLKKQSASRRVSRLAILVNKIA
- a CDS encoding SDR family NAD(P)-dependent oxidoreductase, yielding MKKYNIAITGASKGLGKHLALNLASQNRHFFLSARDEQALKQSKQDLEKLACSAEFYSFDVGDERMSYEWCERIFKQRLDLLILNAGISSGLDDSAKKQIQVSKVNCLGVANIIFHAIEYMQKQELIGGKRGHIVLMASIASFVCLPNAPSYSASKHYLKSLAQSLSMAYPEIKITLICPGFIKTELTKHINNKYINKIMLDVDVAAKKITKAIEKEKRFYAFPFYLFFLAKLYSLLPKCLQKICASKVRL
- a CDS encoding HD domain-containing protein, with the translated sequence MIKVELIEHIFKAACISRWNDYPRMANLVELDKQAHKFIIAYLLAKQEDDVNMQVVLEGGIFEFLSRVVVTDIRPDVYHEMIKQKKDEINAWVLSKIEPMVCDVDEGGFLQRFQAYLQKNDFQKERLILKAASYLATKWEFNIVYQTSKFLNDIDEIKAKVDEELEDYYELVGVRKIALNQKLAKLIDLSGRLRFQKRWAQTPRIPETAVLGHMLVVAILSYFYSLKVKACDKRLQSNFYCALFHDLPESLTRDIISPVKYGIGGLHSLISEYEMKLIESKILPLIPASFKDEFAYLLGIRKDENGLLIKDEFENRTFKDKNIRVCSASLKEFNSDEYAAIDGKALKSCDRLAAFIEAALSIHHGLSSNELKQGLKDIYNKFSENHSVDGVNFFSMCEKILQYFKITL
- a CDS encoding class I SAM-dependent methyltransferase — translated: MNLWDEKAKHYARYSDKLNSIQELSFKELRKANISFKDKIIIDVGCGTGVWSLHLAKQAKHLYALDSSKAMLELLEHDAKTQGTSNITSIFSSFQDFSKNNVKSFDIAFLSMSPALENLDDYGAFLNLAKLRIYISWACERKSSMLKEVFSNFVPKKKESKKDIENFLKSEGVDFKKFVFDEKRIEKRSKQEAVQNAMWHLKMKGVDVDEEKLVSFFADENTDEISAKIKLLIF
- the sodB gene encoding superoxide dismutase [Fe] encodes the protein MFELRKLPYDTCAFGDFLSEKTFAYHHGKHHQTYVNNLNNFIKGTEFEGKDLVSIIKSSSAAIFNNAAQVYNHDFYFDCIQPKSSSFEGISSELKEALSAKFGSLESFKDEFIKGATAVFGSGWFWLVLNKNKELEFVNTSNAATPISEDKIPLLVVDVWEHAYYIDHQNARPAYLEKFFAHINWVFVSKAYEWALKEGINSVSFYANELHPVK
- a CDS encoding TM2 domain-containing protein; translated protein: MIDKDTLFLSIKDKIPSDSLEACKESIDNANADELSKVALLNIKNPVIALLLSLFLGVFGVDRFYKGDVKLGILKPVLFFGSYILTLVCSFIYLDSDNSGFNLLFVLVVLFGVLLIGTLIWCIVDIFLVYFGIKKDNLAKIYSVFSK
- a CDS encoding manganese efflux pump MntP family protein, with the translated sequence MDLLSLLLVACALSMDAFAVSLCKGFSTSRLNLQHYLKVGIYFGAFQALMPLLGFYIGQSFSSFVDKIDHYIAFILLSLIGLKMIKESRQKKDECDDSCADFSHKTMSFLALATSIDALAIGVSIAFLDENIFFDASLIGLVTFVFCVFGLKIGNKFGYHLREKAEFIGGLVLILIGFKILIEHLFF
- a CDS encoding coproporphyrinogen III oxidase family protein, with the translated sequence MLTFFQKIVLKTSNFALNSKFKSYFDISLSKNLSIKPSNKDYMLYIHVPFCHTFCTYCGFHKYLYDEELAKRYFENLRKEIKQTKELGFDFSTVYVGGGTTLINEDELLKTLQLCKTLFNIKEISCESDPNHIDAESLKNFQGLIDRLSCGVQSFNDNILKKTNRYHKFGSSKELINKLEKAISILPIFSIDLIFNFPTQSEDELLYDLQVAKNLQANQITTYPLMKSELSKKLITKSFGKNLKDRELEFYELIQDFFKDYKQNNCWSFSLKKEELSDEYVSYHNDYLGLGSGAFSFIDNELLINAFDLNEYEKLVNEGANAKISKISFKQKDILRYNFLTKLFSTKLDIAKFNQNFACDLEKDLSLEIKALKMANFVYEKDGVLYLSKQGQYLFVTLMKEFYTNMDTVRAFFKKTNAL
- the cmeU gene encoding CmeU family protein, producing the protein MDKERVIENLNHIFKMRKEFYEFFDNSMPKIANTDVFDFKNSKPLNAQEVYTLFNKYDYALRKLLPSVYKAYEIDMEKDLSKDF
- a CDS encoding polyphenol oxidase family protein, translated to MSKNVLYLLDNPQCCVFTAFNEDFAKYANSSTSNLFAEVDSSIKTCVFMKQIHSNKVLLVDDIHKQYECDGLLSFDKNIALCVLSADCLPLVLWHKSGIIAALHSGRKGSFENILKESILLIQKHKNVDISEFNLFIGPAICAKNYEISGEVLEYARQNFSEFLSENKLDLKALIKFQAKEVGIENIIDSGICTFDDERFFSYRKDKTKQRFVTVVYLKA
- the ribE gene encoding riboflavin synthase, with protein sequence MFNGLIREIAKVASYKDNTLALYAKHKPNLGDSIAVNGACLTVTRLFEGGFELELSLETRKNIALSNLKDLVHIEPALRYGDRIDGHLIQGHIDAIATLSRIEKKENGVDFYLKLPKDIMKFMAKKGSVAVDGVSLTINDVLYDEIRLTIIPITFKETLFGTYKIGRKINIESDLLARYIERVLNFDKESKQCQRMSYIY